Proteins found in one Neodiprion lecontei isolate iyNeoLeco1 chromosome 6, iyNeoLeco1.1, whole genome shotgun sequence genomic segment:
- the LOC107216777 gene encoding MAGE-like protein 2, translated as MVSEVRLTVNTTQISKAIMFRFFLLTVVLATAKASYFSGGHGLSVQPKFLSQSVHLQEIPTKIIRITKTVAVKVPVPYPVKVPQHIPVPVPVNHPVAVPVPQIVKVPHHIPIEISKPVPYELQQQVPLLVSKPVPFPQPVAVPHPVAINKPVLYPVPHAVPYPQHSESTGYEQGGYSGGNDEGAGHGEQSYNSYTVESQGNDYDQGGHNSNYGNENFHGSQPDYSAQH; from the exons ATGGTCAGTGAAGTTCGCCTCACTGTAAATACCACCCAAATCTCAAAAGCAATCATGTTCCGATTT TTTCTGTTGACGGTGGTTTTGGCCACGGCGAAGGCGTCTTACTTCTCTGGAGGTCACGGACTCTCAGTTCAACCAAAGTTCCTCTCGCAGTCTGTGCATCTCCAGGAAATACCCACTAAGATCATAAGGATCACAAAGACCGTGGCTGTCAAGGTTCCCGTGCCCTACCCAGTTAAG GTTCCTCAACACATCCCGGTTCCGGTACCGGTCAACCATCCAGTGGCAGTTCCGGTGCCTCAGATCGTGAAGGTGCCCCATCACATTCCGATCGAGATATCGAAGCCGGTACCTTACGAGCTCCAGCAACAGGTACCCCTCCTCGTCTCGAAGCCAGTACCTTTCCCGCAGCCAGTAGCAGTTCCACATCCGGTTGCCATAAACAAACCAGTCCTGTATCCGGTGCCCCATGCGGTACCTTACCCACAGCACAGTGAGTCGACCGGTTACGAGCAAGGTGGATACAGCGGTGGGAACGACGAAGGTGCCGGCCACGGAGAACAGAGCTACAATTCATACACCGTTGAGTCTCAGGGGAACGATTATGATCAGGGTGGCCACAACTCAAATtacggaaatgaaaatttccatGGATCTCAGCCGGACTACTCGGCCCAGCACTGA